The proteins below come from a single Candidatus Cloacimonadota bacterium genomic window:
- a CDS encoding DUF4468 domain-containing protein yields the protein MRYNILFPTLIAIIIALSVSGCANVTTRYGFDPGEGVYTYTNAVTKEQAAAYYLAEEWLSLNIDDANKVINLRQPETGTLVAKPSILVSVAYVPYWASYTLKIGCKDNQVITTFTMGTLENGTYPPRDAMPSLEARFASLAASLHEYIETN from the coding sequence TCATTGCCTTGTCTGTGTCTGGTTGCGCCAATGTAACAACCCGGTATGGGTTTGACCCTGGAGAAGGTGTTTACACCTATACCAACGCTGTTACTAAAGAACAGGCTGCGGCCTACTATCTTGCTGAGGAGTGGTTAAGTCTGAACATTGATGATGCCAACAAGGTCATTAACCTCCGCCAACCGGAAACCGGTACTTTAGTGGCTAAGCCTTCTATCCTGGTCTCTGTGGCTTATGTACCATATTGGGCGTCCTATACTTTGAAGATCGGTTGCAAAGATAACCAGGTGATTACAACGTTCACCATGGGCACACTGGAAAATGGCACATATCCCCCCAGGGACGCCATGCCTTCTTTGGAAGCAAGGTTTGCTTCTCTTGCTGCCTCGCTGCATGAGTACATTGAGACTAACTGA